A single window of Colletotrichum destructivum chromosome 9, complete sequence DNA harbors:
- a CDS encoding Putative dystroglycan-type cadherin, immunoglobulin-like, Cadherin-like superfamily: protein MPLISYNASAMALYAMLYVFPFLAVLAEAVPVVYFPFNSQLPPATRISEPFSYTLSPQTFASQYQFSYSLRNAPSWLSIDANTGRLFGTPQDDDVPPGEVVGIPVDIIATDSSGSATMTATLVVTRRPTPRLNKPLSEQIQQFGETASPSAVVAFPASDFSFSFAKDTFSYAGNGLNYYATSANNSPLPSWIKFDATSLTFTGKTPPFESLVQPPQKFDFSLVGSDIVGFSAVSVVFSIIVGTHRLTTDTPVIRLNATQGTKVSYTALANSIKSDGNAVVPADLNLTTSGLPSWLLVDDTTLEIQGNPPDNAQSSNSTLIFRDKYSSTLDILLSVTIVTKIFRNTNMGFEATPGGAFSFDIEPYLWVPSDTELEIDSPEGWIKLEGLVLSGTPPKTASPDNIKILVKATSKSSQESDTATVDLGLLPAPAVSSTTPTTSAKPTNPAVSDGSTQGLKAGYIALAILIPLLLLAIIVILIVCCRKRRRRDSAHDDLKSKISQPIPGTFVMNSGPHSRGGSDHSVVEMMKAPEANRRSRGYFNSAVQRMRQSRTLSTITGSRMSESNNRSSYLWRGSERSPTPRSPSFTSSWRTEGVLFQPQHAQQQSTSTYDGPSDLLSGSSGFLQGQRDDSFRSVLDITIPSMEDEPSSIQATPELAYTSPWGEPSRLALDRSLLLPAASGSDSLASIPEQLTPLGSNPTHGRRFSPSQRPRKRFTILNDSGTQSSFRSSRSGSGRGRLGRQGSEPASRSGSLSRPISRKSDSSPFFGGRSVVPSRNRYNLDSDDSDSLQPARGTENWQTIPPRDSLGIAYDELTRSSPFMRHTPSLSPRPLSIVKKDSGGPRYTRDSRVGKQTPLSRKSSSSSNIISGHWNRDSFMQQGAAASRPDYPSSRASSEVLGKGKGLARYSSGHDSEGSDWVTEVGTVGKRGPRSRLSSNEDFRVFM, encoded by the coding sequence ATGCCGCTCATTTCGTACAACGCATCAGCCATGGCACTGTACGCGATGCTGTATGTATTCCCGTTTCTAGCTGTGCTTGCGGAAGCAGTGCCAGTAGTCTACTTTCCCTTCAACTCCCAATTACCGCCTGCGACGAGGATATCCGAACCATTTTCATACACTCTTTCCCCGCAGACATTTGCCTCCCAGTATCAATTCTCATACAGCCTTCGAAATGCACCATCGTGGCTCTCAATAGATGCCAACACTGGCCGTCTCTTCGGGACACCCCAGGATGACGATGTGCCACCAGGCGAGGTGGTGGGGATACCGGTGGACATCATTGCGACAGACAGTTCGGGCTCGGCGACAATGACAGCCACGCTGGTGGTAACGAGAAGACCAACGCCTAGGCTCAACAAGCCGCTATCCGAACAGATCCAGCAGTTCGGCGAGACAGCGTCACCGTCTGCTGTCGTGGCCTTTCCTGCGTCCGATTTCTCATTCTCCTTCGCCAAAGACACGTTCTCATACGCAGGAAATGGCCTGAACTACTATGCAACCTCGGCCAACAATAGTCCTCTGCCTTCCTGGATCAAGTTCGATGCCACCAGCCTTACCTTCACGGGAAAGACGCCACCATTCGAGTCACTGGTCCAACCGCCCCAGAAATTCGACTTCAGTTTGGTTGGGTCTGACATCGTTGGCTTTTcggccgtctccgtcgtgttctccatcatcgtcggcaccCACAGACTCACAACAGATACACCCGTCATCCGACTGAACGCGACTCAGGGGACCAAGGTTTCCTACACGGCGCTGGCCAACAGTATCAAATCGGATGGCAATGCTGTTGTGCCAGCCGACCTTAATCTTACTACATCTGGATTACCGAGCTGGCTCTTGGTTGATGATACAACACTCGAGATACAAGGAAACCCTCCCGATAACGCACAGTCATCAAATTCGACGCTCATTTTCCGAGACAAGTACTCCAGCACTCTCGACATTCTTTTATCTGTCACCATCGTAACAAAAATCTTCCGTAATACAAACATGGGGTTCGAAGCCACACCGGGGGGGGCATTCTCATTTGACATTGAACCTTACCTTTGGGTACCTTCAGACACCGAGCTAGAAATCGACTCTCCGGAGGGTTGGATCAAGCTCGAGGGACTGGTTTTATCAGGCACCCCACCCAAGACCGCGTCACCCGACAACATCAAGATCCTCGTCAAGGCAACATCGAAGAGCTCACAAGAATCCGATACGGCTACCGTGGACCTCGGCTTACTGCCCGCACCAGCTGTTTCTTCAACTACTCCTACAACTTCAGCGAAGCCAACAAATCCGGCTGTCAGCGACGGCTCAACACAAGGTCTGAAAGCCGGCTATATTGCCCTTGCAATATTGATCCCTCTGCTCCTTCTTGCCATTATTGTTATCCTGATTGTCTGCTGCCGCAAAAGGAGGCGGCGAGATTCCGCCCATGACGACCTAAAAAGCAAGATATCACAACCTATACCAGGAACATTCGTGATGAACAGCGGGCCGCATAGCAGAGGCGGATCCGATCATTCCGTTGTTGAGATGATGAAGGCGCCCGAAGCCAATCGGCGCAGTAGGGGGTATTTCAACTCGGCCGTACAGAGGATGAGGCAATCAAGAACGCTCTCGACCATCACCGGTTCCCGTATGTCCGAGTCAAACAACCGCTCCTCTTATCTGTGGAGAGGATCCGAACGAAGCCCGACGCCAAGATCACCATCCTTCACGTCTTCTTGGCGTACCGAGGGCGTGCTATTCCAGCCTCAACACGCGCAGCAGCAATCGACAAGCACCTACGATGGTCCAAGTGATCTACTTTCAGGCTCGTCCGGCTTTCTCCAAGGCCAACGGGACGATTCATTCCGAAGCGTATTGGACATCACCATCCCATCCATGGAGGACGAGCCGAGCAGCATCCAAGCAACGCCCGAGTTGGCATACACGAGCCCGTGGGGAGAACCTTCCAGGTTGGCTCTTGATCGGTCGCTGCTACTGCCTGCCGCATCTGGTTCCGATAGCCTGGCATCCATACCAGAACAGCTCACGCCATTGGGATCGAACCCCACACATGGAAGGAGGTTCTCGCCCTCGCAACGCCCAAGGAAAAGATTCACTATCTTGAATGACTCGGGAACACAGAGTAGCTTCCGCAGCTCCAGGTCCGGGTCAGGACGTGGCAGACTCGGGCGACAAGGCTCGGAGCCAGCATCACGTTCTGGTTCACTCTCACGGCCGATCAGCAGGAAGTCGGATTCGAGCCCCTTCTTCGGCGGGCGGTCGGTTGTTCCATCTCGCAACCGATACAACTTGGACAGCGACGACTCCGACTCGTTACAACCGGCGAGAGGAACAGAAAACTGGCAAACGATACCCCCTAGGGATTCCCTCGGCATCGCTTATGATGAATTGACCCGGAGCTCTCCGTTCATGAGACATACGCCATCTCTTTCGCCTCGACCCCTCAGCATTGTCAAGAAAGATTCAGGCGGGCCGAGATATACAAGAGACAGCCGAGTAGGGAAGCAGACGCCTCTGTCACGGAAGTCGTCGTCCAGTTCCAACATCATATCGGGCCATTGGAACCGAGACTCTTTTATGCAGCAGGGCGCTGCTGCAAGCCGTCCGGATTAcccgtcgtcaagggcgagTAGCGAAGTACTGGGCAAAGGGAAGGGGTTGGCCCGATACTCTTCAGGACATGACTCGGAAGGCTCTGACTGGGTGACGGAGGTGGGAACAGTGGGGAAAAGGGGTCCTCGGAGTCGGCTGAGCAGCAATGAGGATTTTCGTGTATTCATGTGA
- a CDS encoding Putative RlpA-like domain superfamily protein: MKTTTFLCAVLASTAIAQPHQHSNKRRHVHGKHQKRALVTEWVTETAYVTEWVDSTTTVWIDPDVSSTSSAVPTTSVPAQFFEPANQPVYNTLSTSTKPSAVASPVKEPVSQAPPPVPTTSTSTSAPAPAPQTPTPELVQPSTPVYVAPPPVPTTSSAPAPAPQPTTEAASPSATPTSPSGGSGGDVHSGDLTYYAVGLGACGEDDSGKDLTENIVAISHLVMGAQSNGNPYCGRKVKISVNGKTTTATVRDKCMGCKAEDIDVSEKCFLEMFDSLGVGRQTVEWSFI, from the coding sequence ATGAAGACCACTACCTTCCTTTGCGCCGTCCTGGCTTCCACTGCCATCGCCCAGCCTCACCAGCACTCCAACAAGCGTCGCCATGTCCACGGCAAGCACCAGAAGCGCGCTCTCGTCACTGAGTGGGTTACAGAAACTGCCTACGTGACCGAGTGGGTTGATTCGACCACTACCGTCTGGATCGACCCCGACGTCTCGTCCACCAGCTCTGCTGTCCCGACCACCTCGGTTCCCGCCCAATTTTTCGAGCCTGCCAACCAGCCGGTCTACAACACCTTGTCCACCTCCACGAAGCCCTCCGCCGTCGCTTCCCCCGTCAAGGAGCCCGTCTCGCAGGCCCCGCCTCCCGTGCCTACCACTTCCACTTCCACGTCCGCTCCTGCGCCCGCTCCTCAGACTCCGACTCCCGAGCTTGTCCAGCCTTCCACCCCCGTCTACGTTGCTCCTCCGCCTGTCCCTACCACGTCTTctgcccccgcccccgctcCTCAGCCCACCACTGAGGCTGCTTCCCCTAGTGCCACACCAACCAGCCCCTCAGGCGGCTCTGGCGGCGATGTTCACTCCGGTGATCTGACCTACTAtgccgtcggcctgggtgCCTGCGGAGAGGACGATAGCGGCAAGGACCTGACTGAGAATATCGTTGCTATCTCACACCTTGTTATGGGTGCTCAGTCCAACGGCAACCCGTACTGCGGCAGGAAAGTCAAGATCAGCGTCAACGGCAAGACTACCACCGCCACTGTCCGCGACAAGTGCATGGGCTGCAAAGCTGAGGACATTGACGTCAGCGAGAAGTGCTTCCTCGAGATGTTCGAcagcctcggcgtcggccgtcAGACTGTCGAGTGGTCTTTCATCTGA
- a CDS encoding Putative lysine methyltransferase, S-adenosyl-L-methionine-dependent methyltransferase superfamily, which produces MRILNTPLIPEQMQSADRSPSPEFSPLAIGEDLTPLPAYKAAQTSSYNICGLLSTPLKLHEDLASGCGGQTWPAGMVLTKHMLRYHRVALKGARILELGAGGGLVGLAVALGCELQQTPLYLTDQDEMFELMGRNTELNNLQNKVKPFVLNWGGPLAQDVVDFKPNVILAADCVYFEPAFPLLLETLTNLLSLEPDATVYFCFKKRRRADMQFLKKAQKKFQVTEIIDDDRPIFSREGLFLYTFTSKKLTTSGNRQ; this is translated from the exons ATGAGAATTCTTAACACGCCTCTCATCCCCGAGCAAATGCAGTCCGCCGACCGGTCTCCCTCGCCCGAGTTTTCGCCCTTGGCCATCGGCGAGGATCTCACACCGCTCCCCGCCTACAAGGCCGCTCAAACGTCGTCCTACAACATTTGTGGTCTTCTTTCGACTCCCCTCAAATTACATGAAGACCTCGCTTCAGGATGTGGCGGTCAGACCTGGCCGGCAGGCATGGTGCTTACCAAACATATGCTGCGGTACCATCGGGTAGCTCTGAAAGGAGCGAGAAT ACTGGAGTtaggcgctggcggcggactCGTTGGTCTCGCTGTCGCTTTGGGTTGTGAACTACAGCAGACACCGCTGTACCTTACAGACCAGGACGAAATGTTCGAGCTGATGGGCAGAAACACCGAGTTGAACAACCTCCAAAACAAGGTTAAACCATTTGTCCTGAACTG GGGCGGGCCGTTGGCACAAGACGTCGTCGATTTCAAGCCAAACGTCATCTTGGCAGCTGATTGCGTCTACTTTGAGCCGGCCTTCCCGCTGTTGCTGGAGACTCTGACAAACTTGTTGTCCCTGGAACCCGATGCAACGGTCTATTTCTGCTTCAAGAAGAGACGACGTGCAGATATGCAATTCCTCAAGAAGGCCCAAAAGAAGTTCCAAGTGACGGAGATTATTGACGACGATCGGCCAATATTTAGCAGGGAGGGCCTGTTCCTCTACACCTTCACGAGTAAGAAGCTGACAACGAGCGGCAATCGACAGTAA
- a CDS encoding Putative PPM-type phosphatase, divalent cation binding, protein phosphatase 2C family, producing MGQTLSEPVVEKSSAKGEDERLLYGVSAMQGWRISMEDAHTTVLDLLPPGSDEAKKHESKLSFFGVFDGHGGDKVALFAGEHIHDIIKKQETFKKGNYEQALKDGFLATDRAILNDPKYEEEVSGCTACVGLISDSKIYVANAGDSRSVLGIKGRAKPLSQDHKPQLEAEKSRITAAGGFVDFGRVNGNLALSRAIGDFEFKKSAELSPEAQIVTAFPDVETHEISDDDEFLVIACDGIWDCQSSQAVVEFVRRGIAAKQELDKICENMMDNCLASNSETGGVGCDNMTMVIIGLLRGKTKEEWYEEIAKRVAAGDGPCAPPEYAEFRGPGVHHNFDDSDSGYDVDVENKGKPFGIGGYKGRIIFLGDGTEVLTDSDDTEMFDNAEEDKDLESQVSKASSASSKDGEADNKSAIKAEQESKAGVDKAQEETKPAATSQSTESQEVDSKEK from the exons aTGGGTCAAACTCTCTCCGAGCCAGTTGTCGAGAAG AGCTCGGCCAAGGGCGAAGATGAGCGCCTCCTTTacggcgtctcggccatGCAGGGCTGGCGCATAAGCATGGAGGATGCCCACACTACCGTCCTcgatcttcttcctcccggcagcgacgaagcTAAGAAGCACGAGTCGAAACTCTCCTTCTTTGGAGTCTTTGACGGTCATGGTGGCGACAAAGTGGCTTTGTTCGCTGGAGAGCACATTCACGACATCATCAAGAAGCAGGAGACCTTCAAGAAGGGCAACTATGAACAGGCGTTGAAGGATGGTTTTTTGGCGACGGACCGTGCGATCCTCAACG ACCCCAAGTACGAGGAGGAAGTATCCGGCTGCACTGCCTGCGTTGGCTTGATCTCCGATAGCAAGATTTATGTG GCAAACGCCGGCGACTCGAGAAGTGTCCTTGGTATCAAGGGACGGGCTAAGCCCCTGTCCCAGGACCACAAGCCCCAGCTCGAGG CCGAGAAGTCCCGTATCACAGCCGCCGGTGGCTTCGTCGACTTTGGCCGCGTTAATGGCAATCTGGCACTCTCCCGTGCCATTGGCGACTTCGAGTTCAAGAAGAGCGCAGAGCTCTCCCCCGAGGCCCAGATCGTCACCGCTTTCCCCGATGTCGAGACCCACGAGATcagcgatgacgacgagttCTTGGTCATCGCTTGCGACG GCATCTGGGACTGCCAGTCCTCTCAGGCGGTTGTCGAATTCGTTCGACGTGGCATTGCGGCCAAGCAGGAGCTGGACAAGATCTGCGAGAACATGATGGACAACTGCTTGGCTTCTAACTCGGAGACTGGTGGCGTCGGCTGCGACAACATGACCATGGTCATCATTGGTCTCTTGCGCGGCAAGACCAAGGAAGAGTGGTACGAGGAGATTGCCAAACGGGTTGCTGCTGGAGACGGACCTTGCGCCCCTCCCGAATACG CTGAATTCCGTGGCCCCGGAGTTCACCACAACTttgacgacagcgacagcggctACGACGTGGATGTTGAGAACAAGGGCAAGCCCTTTGGCATTGGCGGCTATAAGGGTCGCAtcatcttccttggcgacggcacTGAGGTCCTGACTGATTCCGACGACACCGAGATGTTCGACAACGCGGAGGAAGACAAGGATCTTGAGAGTCAGGTCTCCAAGGCCTCCTCTGCTTCAAGCAAGGATGGCGAGGCTGATAATAAGTCGGCCATAAAGGCAGAGCAGGAGAGCAAGGCAGGCGTGGACAAGGCCCAAGAGGAGACAAAGCCGGCCGCAACCTCGCAGTCGACAGAGTCGCAGGAGGTCGACAGCAAGGAGAAGTGA